The segment CCCGCTCCTGCGGCACCATGCAACATATGGCGCAGCTGGAGAGGGAACGACCTAATCTGCGGGCACAATTGCAACAACAGGCCAGGATGGCCGGAACAAGCCTAAAGCAGCCCTATGAGAAATTGGCAAGAGGTGGCGTGGTTACTATTCCGGTAGTGGTGCACGTGGTGTACAATACCGTTACCCATAACATTTCAGACGAGCAGGTAGCCTCTCAGATAGCGGTTTTAAACAAAGACTTCCGGCGGCTGAACGCCGATTCCGATAAAACTCCAGACCTGTTCAAAAGCTTAGCCGCCGATGCAGAAATAGAATTCTGCCTGGCCCAGCGCACGCCTGACGGAGAACCCACCAACGGCATTACCCGCACCCAAACAGACAAGACTAATTTTGACCTGAACGATGCCATGAAGTTTACGGCTTCGGGCGGGAAAGATGCTTGGAACACCAGCCAATACCTGAACATCTGGGTGATACGGTTCGCCAATACGGAGGAGGTGCTGGGGTATGCCCAATTCCCTAATTCAGGTTCTCCGCTTACCGACGGCGTGGTCATTGATTATCGGTATTTCGGGACCAGCGGTACTGCGCTTCGTCCTTTCAACCTGGGCCGGACCACCACCCACGAAGTAGGCCACTGGCTTAACCTTTTCCATATCTGGGGAGATGAATCCTGTGGGAATGACCAGGTAGAGGATACGCCCGTTCAGGAAGAAGAGAACTCAGGTTGTCCTACGTTTCCCAGCCAGAGTTGCACCAACACCAGTGACATGTTCATGAACTACATGGACTACACCAATGATGCCTGCATGAACCTCTTCACTACCGGGCAGAAAACCGTGATGCAGAATGCACTTGGTACTTTCCGATCAAGCTTACTTACCTCCCTGGCTTGTAATCCGGTGCAGGTTCCTGACCTAGATGCTGCTTTAATGGAAGTAACTTCTCCTACTAAGGTTCTTTGCGCCACTTCCTTTTCACCGGGAGTTGTGTTGCGGAACAAAGGCAGCCAGACCCTAACTTCGGCTCACATTCAGTACCGGATCGACAGCGGTCCTCTCCAGACATTTAACTGGACAGGCTCCCTGGGTTCTTTCCAAAGCACCACCGTTTCAATTCCGGCTATTGCCATTGCTTCCGGAGCCCACACCATTACTTATACCATCGCCTCTCGCAACAACGCCGCCACTGATGCGAATGCGGCTAACAACACTGTTACGGCTACCTTCCAGGTACAAGGCGTTGGGTTACCTTTGCAGGAGGGGTTTGAAAGTGCCACTTTCCCGCCTGCAGGGTGGATTATTAACAACCCCAACCAGGACCTAACCTGGGAGCGGACCACAAAAGCAGCCAAAACAGGGGTTGCTTCAGCGTACATGAATAACATTGCCTACACCGCTAATGGACTGGTAGATGAATTGGTACTGCCTCCGCTGGATCTGACCACCCGAAGCATGCCTAAACTCTCTTTCCAGATGGCATACGCGCTGCTTTCTGAAAGTGGCTTCTCTGATACGCTAGAGGTCTTGGTGTCTACCGATTGCGGAACCTCGTACCGACGCATTTACCAGAAGTTTGGTCAGGCATTAACCACTGCCACGCCTTATTTCACCGATAAGGAATTCATCCCTACCGAGGCGCAGTGGCGATTAGAAACCTTGGATTTGGCAGAGTTTGCAACAGCTAAAACCGTCTCGGTTAAGTTCAGGCACGTCACAGACTTTGAGAACAACCTGTACCTGGATGATGTAAAAGTAGACGGTGACCCACTGGGAGCCGAGGAGGAACGGGCGCAGAAAGCAGTGCAGGTAGCGCCTAACCCAACCTCTGGAACGGTGTACATCACCTCCCCGGAAGCCATCATTTCCAGTCTGCAGATTTGTGATGCAGTGGGACGGGTGATACAGGAAGTTACCTCCCTTAAACATACAAGAAATCAGCCGCTGCAAATCACCTTGCTAAATCAGACCAACGGCATCTACTTCATCAAAATGATGACCGACAAAGGAGTGGTGGTACGTAGAGTAATGCTGCTGCGATAAACTTCTTGAAATAAAATAGGAACAGAAGAGCCTCTGCGTTTCCCTGTTAAGGAGAGGCAGAGGCTCTTCTGTTTTGAAAAAAGTAATCAGCTGCTCCCATAGTGAAACCTCCAATTGTTTTAGAGCTGTTTTTACCAAAAGGTGCTTCAAACGGAAAGCAGCAGAAAGCTATAATGCTTTTATGAATGTCTGTATAAGGGCCATTACCTCTTTGAATTTGGTGAGGGGTAAGGTGTCTGCCTTGTCGTTGGGGTGGTGGTATTCAGTAGTGGTGCTGCCCAAAGTGTAGAAGAAGAAGGACGGCACTCCCTTTTCAGAGAAAAAGTAATGGTCAGAGTTAGCAGCTTTGCCCCTGCTTTTGAGTTGGGGAAGGTATTGATGCTGTTGATTCAGGTGTTGCAGGAGCGAGAAGTGCTTCGGGAAAACGCTGCCATTCACCACCATCAGGCCTTCCTCACCAGTGCTCATCAAATCAAGGTTCAGCAGAAACTTAATTTTGCCCAACGGGAAGAGCGGGTGTTCTGTGTAATAACGGGAACCCACCAAGCCGGCCTCTTCACCAGCAAAGGCCATGAAAGCAATGGAGTAGTCTGGGGTGTTTTGCGGCTGTGCGTAGTAGCGGGCTAACTCTAAAAGCATGGCTGTACCACTGCCGTTGTCATGCGCGCCGGGAAAGTACAGGTCTTTGCCTTGATGCCCTAAGTGGTCATAATGGGCCGTGATGACCACAAAGGAGTCTGGGTTGATTTTGCCTGGCACAAACCCAATCACATTTTGGCTTCGGTAGTGCAGCTCCAGGCGAGCATCTACGGCGAAAGTTATTTTCTTGGCTTTCTTGGGCCAGGCTTTCTCCAATACTTCCAGCGCGGGAAAAGGGAGCTGTTCTCCCCGGATGGTGCCCATCAGTTTGGGGCCGGGTTGCCGAACAATCACAGCAGCCACACTTTTTAATTGGGGCTGAAAAGGCTCTGGTAAAGAGAGCAGTTCCTGTAAGTGACGCTGGTACACTACCAGTACCTTGTTCCGGAGGTTGTTCGTGAGAAACTGCTGGGCGACATCTACATCCTGTAGGATCAAGGTATCTATCTCGTACACCCGGCCTTCTCCGGCTCCTGCACCCGTAGCGGCGTGCGCCAGGAAGTCTACACCGGGTACCAAGGCTTTTCCGTCTACTTCTAGTTTAAGGCGATTCTCCAGGATGTTGACGGGCAGGGTGAAGGGTTGTTTGTAGTTAGGCTGGAAAGACTTCAGGCCTATGGCGGCGTATTGTTTTTGCAGGTAATTGGCGGCCAAGCTATCGCCTTTGAAAGCGTATCCGCGGCCATGCATGGCCGGAGCGGAAAGATCAGCGATGGTCTGGCGGACACGGGTCATTTCCTGGGCCTTTCCTGAAAAATAGCAGAAAAGGAAGGAGAGACTTAGCAAAAGCCCATGATGCCGTACCATAGCTGTTTTAACCTGATTTTCTGAAATTGCCGGAGAAACGGCGGGAGAGCAGCGACCAAATACCTAAGCCAAGCACGCCGCCAATGGTGTTGCTGAGCGCATCTACCGGATCTGCCTCGCGACCCAATCCCATAGAACCTTGTAAGATCTCCACTAAGATTCCGAAGGCTACCACCAGCAGAAAAGACCTTGTAATAATACGCTTGGTGATCTGCACAGAAGGGTCACGCTGTAACCCAATCAGAAGGAGAAGCAACTGCATCCCAAAAAGGATGGCGTGCACCAGGGAGTCAAAGGTGAGAAAGTCCCACTTGGGACCAGGAGGTAGAACTGGGGCAGGCAGTAGCGTCAATACAAGAATGACTACTGCCCACCCAAGTGCCAGTGCATAATAGGAGATACGCACTATAAAAGAATTAAGCGCCTACCAGTTCACGGTACGCCGACGCAGAAAGAAGCTCAGCTACTTCCTCTTGATCCGTCACAGACATCTTGATCATCCAGCCGTCACCGTAAGGGTCAGAATTCACCAGTTCAGGGCTGCCATCCAGTTTCTCGTTGATTTCCAACACCTGGCCAGAAAGCGGGCTAAACAAATCAGAAACAGTTTTAACAGCTTCTACGGTACCAAATACTTCTTCTTTGGCTACGTCTTTGTCTAACGTGTCAATGTCTACATACACAATGTCACCTAGTTCACGCTGCGCGAAATCAGTGATGCCTACGTACGCTACATCGCCTTCAATTTTGATCCACTCGTGGTCTTTGGTGTATTTAAGCTCCTCAGGGAAGTTCATAAGTAATAAAATTAAGTTCGATTCAAAAATACGTTCTTTTTGGTACGTGCCGCAAGCCTTAGTCAGATAAACTGAACCGGAGCTGAACGCCACCTTCGGTAACGGTATTGCGGAACGCGTTGGCCACTTTAGGCTCGTTGATGTTCTGTGTGTAGTAGAACTGCAGGTTCAAACGCTGGCTTACCACGTAGTCAATGGTAGGGCGTATCTGCACCTGCAAGGCGCCGGCGGTGGTCAGGTTGTTCTGGTACTCGTTTCCGTTGGTATCTACCGCAATGGTGCGTTGAATGGTTTCATTGTCCCGGATGGTGAAATCCAGGCGCATGGTCAATTCATTCTCCAGTGTTTTGCGCGAGCCGCCAATCCGGAATGGAATTCTGAAGTTAGTGGTGCTGTAACCAACCCCTACCACTACGTCCTTAATGCCATTCTCTGTTACCTGCGCGTTGGTCATGTTCAGCAAGAGGTTCCGTTGGGTTTTGTATTCCAGACGACCAGTCAAGGCACCTTTGGTCCGGAAGTTAATGCCCACCAGTGGGTTCATGCTTTCTGTAATGGCTACCTGGCTTACAATGTAGTACGGGATCACTTCACCCGTGCGCTGATCTGCCCTGTCTGGGAATCCTGAGGGTTTAAAGCTGTAATCCAGTGCCGTGCTGAAGTTCGCCACCGTGTACGTTGACTGGTAGGCGTGGTTCAGGGTAAAGGAACTGAAATACTGTTTGAAGAACGGAAGCGCAGCTAAGCCGTTGTACACTACATTCCAGTTGGGCAACGGGATGGCGTCAAATGGCCCAGTAGGCTTTGCTTTGTACCCATTCACATCTTTGCCTTGGTACGCTCGCATAAACGAAGGAATCAACACATCCTGTGAGTTTAGCTGGTATAGACCAGGACCTCCGTTGGCTTCATTCAATCTGTTGGCAATAGCAGCACGGTTCCGGATGAAGTTCTCAAACGCCTCTGAACTGTTTCCCGCACCTGACTCAAACATGGTTTGCAGTGAGATGAAAGAAACCCGGTAAGAACCGGTCGTGAATGGGTTCTGCCGCTGCACTACCAACGCAGAGTCACGGCGGTAATACACCTCATCTATCTCTGACTTGTTCATCACTCCATCTAAGGTGATAATGAAGTTCCGGAACGGTTCAATGGTAGCGCGGGCCGTCAGGTTCACAGATTTAAGCGAGCTTAGCGGCGTGTTCAGGTACTGGCTGCTATCGGTGTACCAGTTCTCTCTGTCTGCGCGGGCATATAGTTTGTCTAACTCGTACTGCTTTCCTAGTACAAAGTCCAGACCTGGTGCTCCAAACCCATCGGCCAAGCCGAAGCTTTGCGCGGTAGGCAGGAAGCCCGGAAGCAATGTACCCTCGGTGCGGGCGTAAGTGAAGTTCACGGACCTGGCTGACATCAGCGTTCGTAGAATTCCGTTTATTACCTGCCGTCCGCCGCTTCTGGTAGAATCTGGGGTGGCCGGCTGCCCTGGCTTGACCGACTGCTGCCGCACTCCCGGGTTAGGGGAGGCTTCGTTCGCCGCCTTCAGGAACCGAACCTTATTGTAGAGCCGTACCAGATCAAACTTACCACTCAGGCTGGTTTCTGTGCTGTTTTCAATGGTGTTTCCTAGCTGCAGGGTGTCGTTTCTGCTGAGGGCCGTAGAAGCCGAGGTCCAGGTGAAACCGGCCTGGTAGCGGGCATCAGCTGAAACCCAGTCTGTAAGCGGGAATTTATCCAGCGGCAGACGATACGTAGCAGCAATTACCTGATTGAAGTTGGTGTTACGGCCAAAGCGTCTGAGGTTATGCCAGATTTCATCGTTCTTCCAGCGCAACGAGTCTACTTCCTCGTTAATACGTCCGTCAGGTTCGTCCACCACTGCCCGGTTGGTGGCGGTGTAATCCAGCGTAAGGCTCTTGGTCAGATCCCACTTCACGTCATAGATGCGGTTAAAGAAAAACGATTTCTGGTAAGTAGGCAAGAAGCCGGCAGTGTCTGGGAGGCTATACGGTGAGGTACGGCCCTGCAGGAACGTTTCATTGTACCGGCGGTCCAGGTCTGCTCTTACCGAGATCCTGCTAGGCATCAAAGAGAAGTTGAAGTCTTTCAACCACCGCAGGTACGGCGACTGGAAAGCTTTCGCTTGGGCAAACGGGGTGTAGCTTTTAGGACTGTTGTTGTAGTTGTAAGCAATACCGCCGTTGTAGGTTTTGGTATAGTTGCGGTCAGTAGAGATATCTGTGTGCAGCACCTCAGTATAAGCATAGGAGAAAGACAAGTTCTCTATGTCATAGATGTGGGTCTTTGCGTCAGGGTCAGTTTTCTCTTTCCGGACGTTAAGCAGGTTCACGCTCTTGGTGGTAGTTTGGCTGACTACTTCTTGGCGGTAGTTTTCACGTTCGTTTCCTGCCTCAAACTTCTGCAGCGAGAGGTCTAGTTCTGTGTCACGGTCCAATGGGTCAAAGCGTGGTTCGCTCATGGTGGTTCCGTACTGTACAGAAAGCGGCACTACCAAGCCTAAGCCAGAAGGAAGAAGTTTTTCAGCGGCTACGTTGGCAGTAACATCAAACTGACCAGTAGTTTCGCGGGCCCTTAACGCAGCCCTTTGCTGAATTCCTCCAAAACCTACGGTAGTGTAAGAACCCGTGGCGGTGATGTTGGCAAAATCTGCCAGTTTCACGTTGGCCCGGGCAGAGGCGGCCCAGCCAGCGGTACGGTCAAAGTCAGAAACCCGCAGCTCATTCACCCACAACGTAACCGAATGGGCTGCCTTGTCTGGCGTAGCTGGGTTCTCCAGACCAATCATGAGGCTTTGCACGTCACTGAAATCTGGGTTACCTACCACTCTGAATACTTTTCCGTCTTCTCTTTGCTCGGTAAATACCTGGTTCAGCGGGAAGCCTGCCTGGTTTCTTCTTGATTTCAACCGCACAAACTCGTCAAACGCCACATCTATGAAGTTCTGCTCGTTCCAGATCTGGTACGGGTCACGGCTGCCTTGCGGCGTCATCTTCAACGGGATAGAGTATTCGTAGTAGTTCTGGGTAAAGTCAGTACCAATTCTGATGAAGGCATTGACTTCATTGTCCTGGGTTCCGCTTGGGCTTTGCGCGTGCACGTACATTTTCAGGCGCTTGTAGATGAGCATGTCCTGCGACACGTTTTTGTACACGGCCTTGCTGAAAGCGTCTCTCAGGTTCTCTACTAGCAACTGCAGAGACTGCTCGTTTTGGCGGCGGTTGTTGGCGGAGGAGTAATCACGCTGGCGTTCTACACCCGGTGGTACCACGTATGGGATCGTGCCCGCATCAACCTCGCCGTTTTCCTCAATACTTACTGAAGACACGTTAAAAGCAGAGGCATCAGTATCACAGTCGCCTACGCAGGGAGCCCCGTTAGAAAGGATTGTGTTGTAGGTACGCCATTGGTTTGAAACAAACTGCATCTGCACAAAACGCAGCACCACAGGGTCAGCAAACTGGGTAGCATACATCCGCATGAACCGAATGGACTTGAAGCCCTGCATGTTGTTCACGTTGCCGGTTGGCTTTCTTACCGGAATCCGGAACTGGTACCAGCGTACCCGGTTGTTTCCCGAGTCTACAGAGTCTACGCGGTCTACAATGTAGTTACTGCCTACCGCCAGGCGGTTAGGGTTCAGGTCAATGTTGTACTCATAGTACTGCTCCACGTCACTGATGACGTTGTCTTTGTTCAGGTCTTCTTTGTCTGGGAAAGCGTTGGAGGAAAGATTGCTGTTTACCGGCGAGTTGCCTTCCATGCCGTTGAAGTTCTTATAGCGGCCCAGTACACCCGTGTTAGCTGCATCATAAGTCCCGTCTAAGTGGTGACGGAAGTTATCCGCAGAAGGGTCAGCTAAGGTGCTGTAAATGCCCTGGAAGAAAGCACGCTCGTCGTTGTCGTTCAATCCATCCAAACCAATGTCTTGGAACTGGCGTGAACCAGGTTCAGCATCAAAGGCATCGGTTAAGAACTGGTTACGGGTAACGCGGCCCCAAGCGGTTGGCTCTGTGTTTTGTAGGTTTCCGTCGGTAGGTAAGCCGTTCTCAAATTCGTACCGTTGGTCTTTCAGGAGGTCTTCAGAGATGTTTCCTAAGTTGAAGACCAGCTTTCCGTTTTCATCCAGGCTGTTCTGAGCATCGGGTTTGCCCGTGATAATGCCCCGCCCCCGGTCCCCTTTGATGAAGGGGTCCATCATCCAGAACTCCAGGTACTCAATGTTGGCGTTATCAAAGTTGTTGTCAAACGAGATTTCACGGCTAATACCGCCCCAATTGTTTTTAGGGTCATTTTGTAAAAACTGACCGTCATTGGAGACATTGGGGTTGTAGTTGTATTGCCCGCGTTCTCTTGGGTAGTACGCCAAATCAAAGGTATACTCAAAGGTGTTGTTGGTCTCTGGGTCACGGTTCGGGAAAATCTCCCGGCGCTGCACCCCGCGCACGTAGTGGTTTGCCAATTCCTCGCGGGAGATGTTGTTAGGTCGTAAGTTGTTGGAGGAATAGTAGATCTGGTCAATGGTGTACCACGCCAATTTGGCACGGTTATACGCATAAGCCAACCCAGAAGCACCATTTGCCAAAGGAGCAGGAGTGGCTGCTAAACGCCAGGCGTTGGTGTTAAAACCTCCCAGAGAGTAAGGTGTTTTCGCGTTTTCAAAGTCATCTATGTAGGAAACTCCGTCTTCGCCTCTGAAAGCAGTTTTCTGGGGCACCAATTGCGCCACCTCGGCACCCAAAGTAATGGCCGAAGGTTCTTTGGTTTCTAAGAAAGGCAGTTTGTCTGTAAGACGGGTGAGGAGCCTTGATTCACGGCGGTAATTCACATCAAAGCCGTAAATGGTGTTGTTGCTAGGCTCATCACCTATGTTCACCCGCTGAATGAAAGGCCTTTCTCCCTGATGCAGAACCGTGGCCCCCAAGATCAGGTCATTGTCAACCCTGTAATCAAAGCGGGCACCTAGGAGCGTTCTGGGCTGCACACTGAGAATGTCCGCTTTTTCATAGGTCACGCGCAGGTTGCTGGCGCTGTTCAGGTAGCTTGGGTTCAGGATTTTTACGCGGCCTAAGTCATAGAACACCTGGTAGTCCTGGCCTTCTACCAGGCGTGTTCCTCCTGAGTAAACCGCCACTGAACCTTCGGCAATCCGGATACCAGGCAGCGTGATTTCATCGGTGCTAGAAGCCTGGTACCTGCCTTGTATAAAGAACTTGTTTTTCTGGGCGAATTGCTGCGCATCGGTCTGGATGGAGTCATACAACTCCTGAAACACGTACTTGTTGATGTACTGGTCTTCGGCCCCGGCCGTGAACTGAGTTCTTAGGAAAGACCCAAAAGGCTCTACCTGCGGGAAGTAAATGCGGCCACTCTCAGGGTCAATGGTAATACCAGACAAGAAGTCAAAGTTACCGTCTTTGGGTGGGTCATTATTGGTGTTCACGTTATCCAGGTTAAAGACCTGAATCAACGGTATCCCCTTCAACCTGGACTCATCCTGGAAACTGGTGAGGTCGCCTCCGGTAGCGTCATCTTTGTAGACTACATTCAGCTGGAAGTTCTGGCGCTCAATTTGATTCGCATTCAGCGCGTAGACGTTCTTCATCATCAAATCCCAGGTGGGGGTGTTCAGGCCTGGGTTGGTGGCCCGAAGCAACTTCAGGAAAATCACCTGGTCTTCGGGTACGTTCTGGTAATCTTCCTGCAGTTCTCCAACCTTATAGGTACGGCCGTTCAGGGTGTATTCAAACGCGACACCCAGCACCTGTTCAGGGAGCAAAGCAGAGTTCAGGGAGATGTAGCCTAACTGCGGGTTGAATTTATATTCGGTCTGGTCCAGGCGGCGGGCCCGTACATGTTCAAAGTCAATGGTCTTGCGCAAACCAAGGCCTTCCAGAAAATTATCTACCTGTGTGTTGTTTCGGTTGGTAAGGCTTCCGTACAGGCTATTTTGGTTGTTCCCAGCACCGGAAGTGGCCGGTAAATTATTGCTGAACCGACTCTGGAAAGGCTGCGGCTCGCCCAAATCCATGAGGGCTACTACGTTTCTAAGGTTCTGGGTAGCGCGGTTATCATTGGTGATGTATACCTCCAAACGACGCACCACAATACCTGAATTCACGAGCGGAAGGTTGCGGAGGGCCTGGTCATACCGGTTCCGGAAGAACTGCGCCAGGAAGAAGTGACGGTCGCGATCATAATCATCTGCTCTGATCTCAAACCGTCTGTTTTGCGCACCGTTTTGGATATCTACTGCATCAATGCTTCCGCGTTGGTTGGCGGCGATGGCCGTTACAGACAATTTACCCATCTGCAACTGCGCCTTTAAACCAAAGAGGTTCTGACCGCCCTGTATGAGGGAGTTGTTCAGGGGCAAACTCACGTTACCCGCCTCTATTTTTTGGATGATCTCCTCTGGGTAGCCGGTATACTCTAGCTTGAGGTTGTTCTCAAAATCAAAGTTGGCTTTGGTGTCCCAGTTGGCGGTGATGCGCATCTTCTCGCCTATGCGGCCGTCAATGTTCAGGGCAATGGTCTGGTCAAACTCAAAGTCACCTATGCTTTGCTGCCGAAGCGGAATGGCCGGGTTTTCGTTTTTGTTAAAAAGCGCCCCGAACTTCAAGGTAGCCAAACCATTTGGGCGTATATCTACGGTGTTTCCGCCAAACAAGCGGTCAAACGTACGGCCCCCTAAGTTGAGGGTAGGTACCAGACGGCGGCTTGGGGCGGCGGGGTTCTGCTCGTCCAGGCTGGCCGACTTGGTACGCCAGTAATCTTTGATAGCTTGCTGCTGTTGGTAGCGCGAATACTCCTCAAACGTCATGGTGCTGGGATCGCGGTAATCATACCCGCCAATCTGCTCCGTGATCTGAAAACTTTTCAGGCTGTCATCTGGCACCACGTTTAGCTGCACATTTTTAGGAAGCGGCAGCAAAAGCGGTGATAAGGTGGTTCTGTTGGAAAATGGATCTCCCCGGCGGTCTTTGAAAATTAGGTTAGGACGCCTTGATGGGATATACCCCTGGTTTTTGATTGTGTCTTGCGGTTCTTCTTCTACATCTGACAACGCCAGCAGCGTTGTGCTTACACCTGCCATAGATACTCCACTTGGCTCGGCCTGGGAAAGCCAAGCCATCAACGACACCAACCCTACCGCGGCTGCAAGAATGTGAGGCTTCTTTTTATAAAACACAAATAATGGGGAAGTTACTTAGGACGACTTCAATGCAAACTTAATCATTTCCTCCACGGTTAAGCTAGCGCCTTCCCGCTTAATGATTGTATCCAGGGTTTTCTCGGCCACATTCTTCGCGAAGCCCAATGTTACTAATGCTGATAACGCCTCGTCGCGTGAGGTATTGTGCGCACCAAAAGAGACATTTACCGCATCTGGGCCTAAGCCTTTCCGGAATTTATCCCGAAGCTCCAGAATAATACGCTGGGCGGTTTTGGCTCCAATTCCCTTCACCTGTTGAATGGTGCGTACGTCTTCCCGCACAATGGCCTGCTGCACTTCCTGCACGGTCAAGGAGGAAAGGATCATGAGCCCTGTGTTAGGGCCTACCCCTGAAATAGAAATCAAATGCAGGAAGGCGCTTTTCTCTGCCAGGGTGGCAAACCCATACAAAGTGTGGGCGTCTTCCTTGATGTGCTGGTGCGTGTATAGACGGCAGCGTTCGCCCTCTGGCAACTGCCCGAAAGTGTTGAGAGAAATACGGAGCTCATAGCCCACGCCTCCAACGTCAATAATCACAAACGTAGGGTCTTTCTGAGCCAGGCGGCCATCTAAATAAGCGATCATGTGATTAGTAGTAGAGGTATAGTAGTGAAATCAGATTTAAGATAACAAAAACATTCTGTTTCCAGCCTCTTTTAAAGAAAGGGGCTGGAAACAGAATGCGAGGGAAGTATAGTGCTGCTTCTATATATAAAAGAGGGATAGAAGCAGTACGTACTAGTACTATTTTAGTTTTGCCTTACACGTTTGGGCATCTACCACGGCTATGGCCACCATGTTGATGATTTCCCGCACCGAAGAACCTAACTGCAAGATATGCACTGGTTTACGCATGCCCATCAGGATTGGACCGATTGCTTCAGCCCCGCCAATTTCCTGTAAAAGTTTATAAGCAATGTTACCAGCCGCCAGACCCGGGAAGATAAGGGTATTGGCCCCTACGTTGGCCAGCTCACTGAACGGATAGTGCTCGCGCAACAACTCTGGGTTTAACGCCGTGTTTGCTTGCATTTCCCCGTCAATAATCAAATCTGGGTAACGCTGCTTGGCCATGCGGGTAGCCTCGCGGGTTTTGGTAGGTACCTGCCCGGAGCTGGAGCCGAAGTTAGAATACGAAAGCACCGCCATGCGTGGCTCACGGTCAAAGAAGCGCACATAACGGGCCGTCAAACCAATAATGTCTACCAGTTCCTCTGCCGTAGGCTGAAGGTTTACCGTAGTATCAGCGAAGAAGTAAGGTTCTTTCTTGTTTTGGATGATGTACATACCTGCCACTTTATTTACGCCTTCTTCCACGCCAATCACGTGTAGGGCGGGTAGAATGGTAGAGGAGTACTCACGGGTAAGACCAGAAATGAGGGCATCGGCTTCACCTGTTTCCACCATCATACAACCGAAGTAGTTCCGATTGCGCACCAGTTTGCGGCAGTCAAACAGGGTGAGGCCTTTACGCTTGCGTTTCTCATACAGCAGGTGCGCAAACTTCTCGCATTTGGCGTCTTCCTCGCGCGGGTCAATGATCACGCTGCCGGTCAAATCCATGTTGAACTCGGCGATCATGGCCTCAATACGT is part of the Rufibacter tibetensis genome and harbors:
- the gcvH gene encoding glycine cleavage system protein GcvH; this translates as MNFPEELKYTKDHEWIKIEGDVAYVGITDFAQRELGDIVYVDIDTLDKDVAKEEVFGTVEAVKTVSDLFSPLSGQVLEINEKLDGSPELVNSDPYGDGWMIKMSVTDQEEVAELLSASAYRELVGA
- a CDS encoding T9SS-dependent choice-of-anchor J family protein; the encoded protein is MPQKLLFALFLLLSGISQAIGQTRSCGTMQHMAQLERERPNLRAQLQQQARMAGTSLKQPYEKLARGGVVTIPVVVHVVYNTVTHNISDEQVASQIAVLNKDFRRLNADSDKTPDLFKSLAADAEIEFCLAQRTPDGEPTNGITRTQTDKTNFDLNDAMKFTASGGKDAWNTSQYLNIWVIRFANTEEVLGYAQFPNSGSPLTDGVVIDYRYFGTSGTALRPFNLGRTTTHEVGHWLNLFHIWGDESCGNDQVEDTPVQEEENSGCPTFPSQSCTNTSDMFMNYMDYTNDACMNLFTTGQKTVMQNALGTFRSSLLTSLACNPVQVPDLDAALMEVTSPTKVLCATSFSPGVVLRNKGSQTLTSAHIQYRIDSGPLQTFNWTGSLGSFQSTTVSIPAIAIASGAHTITYTIASRNNAATDANAANNTVTATFQVQGVGLPLQEGFESATFPPAGWIINNPNQDLTWERTTKAAKTGVASAYMNNIAYTANGLVDELVLPPLDLTTRSMPKLSFQMAYALLSESGFSDTLEVLVSTDCGTSYRRIYQKFGQALTTATPYFTDKEFIPTEAQWRLETLDLAEFATAKTVSVKFRHVTDFENNLYLDDVKVDGDPLGAEEERAQKAVQVAPNPTSGTVYITSPEAIISSLQICDAVGRVIQEVTSLKHTRNQPLQITLLNQTNGIYFIKMMTDKGVVVRRVMLLR
- a CDS encoding VanZ family protein; the encoded protein is MRISYYALALGWAVVILVLTLLPAPVLPPGPKWDFLTFDSLVHAILFGMQLLLLLIGLQRDPSVQITKRIITRSFLLVVAFGILVEILQGSMGLGREADPVDALSNTIGGVLGLGIWSLLSRRFSGNFRKSG
- a CDS encoding M28 family metallopeptidase; the protein is MTRVRQTIADLSAPAMHGRGYAFKGDSLAANYLQKQYAAIGLKSFQPNYKQPFTLPVNILENRLKLEVDGKALVPGVDFLAHAATGAGAGEGRVYEIDTLILQDVDVAQQFLTNNLRNKVLVVYQRHLQELLSLPEPFQPQLKSVAAVIVRQPGPKLMGTIRGEQLPFPALEVLEKAWPKKAKKITFAVDARLELHYRSQNVIGFVPGKINPDSFVVITAHYDHLGHQGKDLYFPGAHDNGSGTAMLLELARYYAQPQNTPDYSIAFMAFAGEEAGLVGSRYYTEHPLFPLGKIKFLLNLDLMSTGEEGLMVVNGSVFPKHFSLLQHLNQQHQYLPQLKSRGKAANSDHYFFSEKGVPSFFFYTLGSTTTEYHHPNDKADTLPLTKFKEVMALIQTFIKAL